The following are from one region of the Dreissena polymorpha isolate Duluth1 chromosome 2, UMN_Dpol_1.0, whole genome shotgun sequence genome:
- the LOC127868896 gene encoding uncharacterized protein LOC127868896, producing MTSSLMLFVCGAVLAGVLGSLFITISVSVDSWETVTYVLTSLAKYSDINASSEYFCTLASSDGDFSILQRRTYVGLSNGSQTTQVDKFFLFDTYYGPWKKCDMLSDDARQRIKTLTKTSVNRCYTFMTEYDEEYSLLPDMMKSVGRMQNSAAACFIVSVTALVAAAAVGTFAIIQKQVSAFMVTGVLYCMAGLFSIFGLTIFQTKMYYEKYQCYSFENDINVFIQLPDVACAARTVSIGWAIPFSWVGVAICLVASGLWFFITRAFRVIKS from the exons ATGACGTCATCTTTGATGTTGTTCGTCTGCGGCGCCGTGCTCGCTGGGGTGCTCGGGAGTTTGTTCATCACCATCAGTGTGTCAGTTGACTCCTGGGAAACTGTGACTTATGTTCTGACGTCATTGGCAAAATACTCGGATATAAACGCAAGTTCGGAGTACTTCTGCACTCTGGCGTCGTCCGATGGTGACTTCAGTATTTTACAGCGGAGAACATATGTAGGCTTGTCGAACGGCTCGCAGACGACCCAAGTAGACAAGTTCTTTTTGTTCGATACTTATTATGGCCCGTGGAAAAAATGTGACATGTTGTCAG ACGATGCCCGACAACGTATCAAGACATTAACGAAGACGTCAGTGAACCGCTGCTACACGTTCATGACGGAGTACGACGAGGAGTACAGCTTACTACCGGATATGATGAAGAGCGTAGGAC GAATGCAGAACTCTGCCGCCGCATGTTTCATCGTCAGCGTAACCGCCCTTGTAGCGGCGGCGGCCGTTGGCACGTTTGCCATCATACAGAAGCAGGTATCGGCGTTCATGGTGACAGGGGTTCTCTACTGCATGGCGG GTTTATTTTCAATATTCGGATTGACAATTTTTCAAACGAAGATGTACTATGAAAAATATCAGTGTTATTCATTCgaaaatgatataaatgtgttcATTCAACTTCCGGATGTTGCGTGCGCAGCCAGGACTGTTTCGATTGGATGGGCGATTCCATTTTCCTGGGTAGGGGTCGCTATCTGCCTCGTTGCAAGTGGACTGTGGTTTTTCATTACTAGAGCCTTCCGAGTGATTAAATCTTAA